One region of Danio rerio strain Tuebingen ecotype United States chromosome 5, GRCz12tu, whole genome shotgun sequence genomic DNA includes:
- the mamdc2a gene encoding MAM domain-containing protein 2a precursor produces MSFLHPLTFLAVALVARSQTQLLRGSCTFEADSCGYTSDPAYAAWTINDEGRFITAESLSFGEKEKHVLVSPELELRDWSCVRLVYQISGSGSLQLHLRSEEENFDYMLWSAEKPSDSWLIASVDLRNISGTYQLLFEAKPSRGMGNSVAVFEIHIIPGYCIECNFEEHHLCGYSNQWNPNVNWYVGGSLVRDPRSNLPDDHTMNNGRGHYMYVDSVYAKRFQEVAKLVSPMTTTPMTGCLSFYYQRDQAIGNFFSVFTKDQLGHYEEIWRPDVYATSSWKLVQVDIKATHPLEVVFEVAFNSARGGHVALDDISFSSAFCHTETEPEIDPSVANCDFEEGLCQYYQEQTGGSLWNKVSVKPNVYRIGDHTTGTGSFLLTNTRHASRPGYVGRLFGPFLPGNHKYCLRFYYALHGFMKIDNALALYVYDENNIAQEKLWTVSERSRDVWTEVEVTYLKPMSTKVAFVSICRNFWDCGLVSLDDISVTLGDCRVNAGPLNPPPGHCNFETGDCGYTQKKKAKKGHWLRIRGQTPTSYTGPKGDHTLGVGYFMYIEASHMLPKQSAQLMSTELRGSSIPQCLIFFYHMYGSGTGTLSILLRKGDKERLLWSRQGEQSVSWMKAMVDYECYTRHWVIFEATRGSSIRSDIAIDDVVFKKGPCKDPGDSVSYSGFSENFNEIEY; encoded by the exons GTCGCTTCATCACAGCAGAATCCTTGTCCTTTGGAGAAAAAGAGAAGCATGTGCTAGTAAGTCCGGAGCTGGAGCTCAGAGACTGGAGCTGTGTGCGGCTGGTCTATCAGATCTCAGGCTCAGGATCTCTTCAATTGCACTTGCGATCCGAGGAGGAAAACTTTGACTACATGTTATGGAGTGCAGAGAAACCCTCAGACAGTTGGCTCATCGCAAGTGTGGACCTTCGTAACATTTCTGGAACTTACCAG CTATTGTTTGAGGCTAAACCTAGCAGAGGAATGGGAAATAGTGTTGCTGTTTTTGAAATACATATCATACCTGGATACTGTATAG AATGTAACTTTGAGGAGCATCACTTGTGTGGCTACAGTAATCAGTGGAATCCCAATGTGAACTGGTATGTGGGTGGCAGTTTGGTCCGGGACCCTCGGTCAAATCTTCCAGATGACCACACCATGAACAATGGGAGAG GTCACTACATGTATGTGGACTCAGTTTATGCTAAAAGGTTTCAGGAGGTGGCAAAGCTGGTGTCTCCGATGACCACCACTCCAATGACAGGGTGCTTGTCCTTTTACTATCAAAGAGACCAAGCCATTGGGAATTTCTTCTCTGTGTTTACTAAGGACCAGCTAGGCCACTATGAAGAGATATGGAGGCCTGATGTTTATGCCACATCAAGTTGGAAGTTAGTGCAAGTGGATATTAAGGCAACACATCCTTTAGAG GTGGTGTTTGAGGTGGCGTTTAATAGTGCTCGCGGTGGTCATGTTGCTCTGGATGACATCTCTTTCTCCTCTGCGTTTTGCCACACAGAAACAG AGCCAGAGATTGACCCGTCTGTTGCAAACTGTGACTTTGAGGAGGGCCTGTGTCAGTATTATCAGGAACAGACTGGAGGCTCGCTGTGGAACAAAGTCTCTGTCAAACCGAATGTTTACCGCATTGGAGATCACACCACAGGCACTG GTTCTTTTCTTCTGACCAACACTCGCCATGCCTCTCGTCCAGGGTATGTGGGTCGTCTTTTTGGACCTTTCCTACCAGGGAACCATAAATACTGCCTCAGGTTCTACTATGCCCTTCATGGCTTCATGAAAATAGATAATGCTCTGGCTCTTTATGTTTATGATGAAAACAACATAGCTCAGGAGAAACTATGGACTGTTTCTGAGAGGTCTAGAGATGTTTGGACTGAGGTGGAAGTGACCTACCTGAAGCCCATGTCTACTAAG GTAGCATTTGTCAGCATCTGTAGAAACTTCTGGGACTGTGGCCTTGTGTCTCTTGATGACATCTCTGTGACTCTTGGAGACTGTCGTGTTAATGCAG GACCCTTGAATCCACCTCCTGGACACTGTAACTTTGAAACTGGTGACTGTGGCTACACCCAGaaaaagaaagctaaaaaagGACATTGGCTAAGGATTCGAGGACAGACGCCCACATCTTACACCGGACCCAAGGGGGACCACACCTTAGGGGTAG GTTACTTCATGTACATTGAGGCCTCCCACATGTTACCTAAGCAGTCAGCCCAGCTGATGTCCACTGAGCTGAGGGGCTCATCCATCCCGCAGTGTCTGATCTTCTTTTACCACATGTATGGCTCGGGCACAGGGACCCTGAGCATCCTGCTGCGTAAGGGGGACAAGGAAAGACTGCTTTGGTCTAGGCAAGGAGAACAGAGCGTGTCCTGGATGAAGGCCATGGTGGATTATGAGTGTTACACAAGGCACTGG GTTATATTTGAAGCCACCAGAGGATCGTCAATAAGGAGTGACATTGCGATTGATGATGTTGTGTTTAAAAAGGGACCTTGCAAAG ATCCTGGAGACAGCGTTTCCTACTCAGGCTTCTCTGAAAATTTCAATGAGATTGAGTACTGA